A window from Triticum aestivum cultivar Chinese Spring chromosome 6D, IWGSC CS RefSeq v2.1, whole genome shotgun sequence encodes these proteins:
- the LOC123141374 gene encoding uncharacterized protein yields the protein MGAKISCSSIHRGTLSQQPHHPASVRVIAADGSLKELPASPRVAVSDVLAGEAASFFVCNSDALYFNEPPPALVSDELLRPGQIYFLIPAAELGRPLSSADMAALAVRASAAIAAKSPEQRGGKKNLRVVPVREEMEDCEDVMFNEKLNERTLGEFAVSLSPVKKSNGKLAARSRLMLKRALSII from the coding sequence ATGGGCGCCAAGATTTCCTGCTCTTCCATCCACCGAGGAACCCTCTCGCAGCAGCCACACCATCCGGCGTCGGTCAGGGTCATCGCCGCCGACGGCTCGCTGAAGGAGCTCCCGGCCAGCCCCCGAGTCGCCGTCTCTGACGTTCTTGCCGGCGAGGCCGCCTCCTTCTTCGTGTGCAACTCCGACGCGCTCTACTTCAACGAGCCCCCACCTGCGCTAGTCTCCGACGAGCTGCTCCGGCCGGGACAAATATACTTCCTGATCCCGGCCGCGGAGCTGGGGCGGCCGCTCTCGAGCGCCGACATGGCCGCGCTCGCCGTGCGGGCGAGCGCAGCGATCGCGGCCAAGAGCCCCGAGCAGCGCGGCGGCAAGAAGAACCTGCGCGTCGTGCCGGTGCGCGAGGAGATGGAAGACTGCGAGGACGTCATGTTCAACGAGAAGCTTAACGAGCGGACGCTCGGGGAGTTCGCCGTGTCGCTGAGTCCGGTGAAGAAGAGCAACGGGAAGCTCGCAGCGCGGTCGCGGCTGATGCTGAAGCGGGCTCTGAGCATCATATAG
- the LOC123144264 gene encoding putative pentatricopeptide repeat-containing protein At3g47840, translated as MVARFAPRVKPHRLGRSMWAEAAPLRPEPHPPPVFSVLPLQDLNARLKRLVQSGRLLDAQALFDGAPHRDEASYSALLAGHAAAGVVAGAMALFSRIRASSLPAADPFVLSLAFKACAAAVDASHAASLHAFAVSSSAVSSVFVATALADAYAKAGRLALADAYAKAGRLALALRVFDEMPLKNVVSWATLISALARAGRRHDAIRCFAEMRASGMPCDSHAFAAALTACADTGLLSAAVRCTRSAPSSASTPRPTSPTHLPRCTRAAGTSTAHWLRSAAWARETLPRGRL; from the coding sequence ATGGTGGCGCGCTTCGCTCCCCGCGTGAAACCTCATCGTCTCGGTCGCTCCATGTGGGCGGAAGCTGCTCCTCTTCGTCCCGAACCACACCCACCGCCCGTCTTCTCCGTGCTGCCACTGCAAGACCTCAACGCCCGCCTGAAGCGACTGGTCCAGTCGGGCCGGCTCCTGGACGCGCAGGCCCTGTTCGACGGGGCGCCGCACCGCGACGAGGCCTCCTACTCCGCCCTCCTCGCGGGCCATGCCGCGGCGGGGGTTGTCGCCGGCGCGATGGCGCTCTTCTCCCGCATCCGCGCATCCTCGCTCCCGGCCGCTGACCCCTTCGTGCTCAGCCTCGCGTTCAAGGCCTGCGCTGCGGCCGTCGACGCCAGCCACGCTGCGTCACTGCACGCCTTCGCCGTCAGTTCCTCGGCTGTCTCCTCCGTCTTCGTCGCCACCGCGCTGGCCGACGCCTACGCCAAGGCCGGCCGCCTCGCGCTGGCCGACGCCTACGCCAAGGCCGGCCGCCTCGCGCTGGCACTcagggtgttcgacgaaatgccgctCAAGAACGTGGTCTCCTGGGCCACGCTCATCTCCGCACTGGCGCGGGCCGGCCGCCGCCACGACGCGATCCGCTGCTTCGCCGAGATGCGCGCCTCCGGCATGCCCTGCGACTCGCACGCCTTCGCGGCCGCGCTCACCGCGTGCGCCGACACCGGGCTGCTGTCCGCGGCCGTGAGGTGCACTCGCTCTGCGCCAAGCTCGGCTTCGACGCCACGCCCTACGTCGCCAACGCACTTGCCACGCTGTACGCGCGCTGCGGGGACGTCCACCGCGCACTGGCTGCGGTCGGCCGCATGGGCTCGCGAGACGTTGCCGCGTGGACGACTGTGA